The following coding sequences are from one Electrophorus electricus isolate fEleEle1 chromosome 22, fEleEle1.pri, whole genome shotgun sequence window:
- the mrps2 gene encoding 28S ribosomal protein S2, mitochondrial: protein MAAGIRTKAMYSLRSARWVGSALPCYSRPCASSAVAANPVATQQSRDAGVNEKILHAPLTQPDYFCLSELFTLKDLFEARVHMGHKKGCRHRLMEPYLFGCRLGVDIIDLEQTAEHLQRALNFTAHVAYRGGLVLFVSRQRQSSHLVERTAHDCGEYAHTRYWQGGLLTNAPIQYGAGVRLPDLIVFLSTLNNVFQTHVAVRDAAKMNIPTVGIVDSNCNPSLITYPVPGNDDTPVAMELYCWLFKMAINRAKDKRKQMELLKGI, encoded by the exons ATGGCTGCGGGGATACGAACGAAAG CGATGTACAGCCTCCGGAGTGCACGCTGGGTTGGGTCGGCGCTTCCCTGCTACAGCCGGCCGTGCGCTAGCTCGGCGGTAGCGGCCAACCCTGTGGCGACTCAGCAAAGCAGAGATGCAG GTGTGAATGAGAAGATCCTCCACGCTCCGCTGACCCAGCCGGACTACTTCTGCCTGTCCGAGCTCTTCACTCTAAAGGACCTGTTTGAGGCCCGGGTGCACATGGGACACAAGAAAGGCTGCAGACACAG GCTGATGGAGCCGTACCTGTTCGGCTGCCGCCTGGGCGTCGACATCATTGACCTGGAGCAGACGGCGGAGCACCTGCAGAGGGCGCTCAACTTCACGGCGCACGTGGCCTACCGTGGCGGCCTCGTGCTCTTCGTGAGCCGCCAGCGGCAGTCCTCGCACCTGGTGGAGAGGACGGCGCACGACTGCGGCGAGTACGCGCACACGCGCTACTGGCAGGGAGGCCTGCTCACCAACGCCCCCATACAGTACGGCGCGGGAGTGCGCCTGCCAGACCTGATCGTCTTCCTCTCCACGCTCAACAACGTCTTCCAGACGCACGTGGCCGTCCGTGACGCCGCCAAAATGAACATCCCCACGGTGGGCATCGTGGACTCCAACTGCAACCCTAGCCTCATCACGTACCCAGTGCCAGGCAACGATGACACACCCGTCGCCATGGAGCTGTACTGCTGGCTGTTCAAGATGGCGATTAACAGGGCGAAGGACAAGAGGAAACAGATGGAGTTGCTGAAGGGTATATAA
- the ppp1r26 gene encoding protein phosphatase 1 regulatory subunit 26 isoform X1 translates to MFLKTVPPVVAVHSEWRPAKSFSLPLCFNESTSDSDSAGGTPIPHKVQMIIDSLRSTQSSDMSDGPRVSLDLPRSAGRRVKPCCPEAPASPRRPEADGGKLQAAELEASRSSDSDDSVDRGIEEAIQEYLKEKVDHKRNVDAPTSPVRGPKVQRMDPGIPDPSKEVAQSVPAKVLTASNHVQKGSRADQPLAASKIKKRPSKENPVQRAFPAKPSSDQMLPPLRIKEEEVPDSSSDDGIEEAIQRFQQEQRDHHEGPRRPKEAPDSSSDDGIEEAIWHYQREKRKEKSRRLLPKPRGKVSAPPAGPAAVQQFRKLPKKKTVKKSAAAEREVTHASPVGSAASHPLDAGSGGRDGAEDPRAELQARPALSINTTAELMCAEAILDISKTVMPAAFQPDPSGPAGTPAHFLACHPPQGAGRSDDSSVDSEDGIEQEIQKFLELKAKMHEQLPMLATGPPACAGTPAAARAPLKKKGEEDRSKMLRLSLSRKRKHKEENGRGERRETARYVFKEEPQPNPIGQDSSSTETSRTHSPIAVKHFKPKQNSPGSVNKEKGSGCGPASPPNTPRTLAGSERNHSSDKSSSLDSDEDLDAAIKDLLKTKRKVKKKARDVKFKARRSAKGTETPETSKKPKPAAEQKSVPPSKPGKPDREPANPTGRDRGAKARGLKPQRAAKKPRAPAQGAEAEQAKSEAAHQPPAAAESSSVDSDDSIEQEIRKFLAEKAKGSGAPAVAADGKEVTERGVKVEEQQTWVTPGHAEAGGGQAPSSGCAAGTLEEVRGSGADAGKEGLPVPEAPRVGAAAEPGQKEAQHQNLFLMKPENCSMGDIRDSPSAPLEVADLPSSLQNRNRIPLREVISVVCPSPPPTARPSLGAPSHVYTAAGGDRLPSATLESRTDSLYLYSRIKREQWDQMPRLLPSSPHPPSTARHLPSSAGLRFPHLPTNLSHLSCVPLPPALSQPRLGAGVVRLRRDQAAGIPPPARRTHPLQLRNGQEEWEKERGEGRGAESDQEQKCVDETDVESGEERRSAQQRTDKIQQPSSHRSLSTCIDPGELLSPYIALDTEQRRLKFRHIQQGQRILKGVKRKLQFVVRIPK, encoded by the exons ATGTTCCTGAAGACGGTTCCTCCGGTGGTGGCAGTTCACTCGGAATGGAGGCCCGCTAAGAGCTTCAGCCTACCGCTCTGCTTCAATGAGAGTACTTCGGACAGTGACTCGGCTGGCGGAACTCCCATCCCCCACAAGGTCCAGATGATCATCGACAGCCTCCGGAGCACTCAGTCGTCAGACATGAGCGACGGCCCCCGGGTCAGCCTCGACCTGCCCAGGAGCGCTGGCCGCAGGGTCAAGCCCTGCTGCCCAGAGGCACCGGCGAGCCCCCGTCGGCCGGAGGCGGACGGCGGTAAGCTCCAGGCCGCCGAGCTGGAGGCGAGCCGCAGCTCGGACAGCGACGATTCCGTGGACCGAGGGATCGAAGAGGCCATCCAAGAGTACCTGAAAGAAAAGGTGGACCACAAGCGAAACGTCGATGCGCCAACCAGCCCCGTCCGGGGCCCCAAAGTCCAGCGAATGGACCCCGGAATTCCGGACCCCTCGAAGGAGGTAGCGCAATCCGTCCCTGCCAAAGTGCTGACTGCTAGCAACCACGTCCAGAAGGGTTCGAGAGCCGACCAGCCGTTAGCGGCCTCGAAGATAAAGAAGAGGCCAAGCAAAGAGAACCCTGTTCAGAGGGCCTTCCCCGCGAAGCCCTCCTCAGACCAAATGCTGCCTCCGCTGAGAATCAAAGAGGAGGAGGTGCCGGACTCCAGCAGCGACGACGGCATCGAGGAGGCCATCCAGAGGTTCCAGCAGGAGCAGAGGGACCACCACGAGGGCCCGCGACGCCCCAAGGAGGCGCCGGACTCCAGCAGCGACGACGGCATCGAGGAGGCCATCTGGCACTACCAGCGGGAAAAACGGAAGGAAAAGAGCCGCAGGCTCCTCCCGAAGCCGCGCGGCAAGGTGTCCGCACCCCCCGCGGGTCCCGCCGCCGTCCAGCAGTTTAGAAAACTGCCCAAAAAGAAGACCGTTAAAAAGAGCGCGGCCGCGGAGAGAGAGGTAACGCACGCCTCCCCCGTAGGTTCGGCCGCGAGCCACCCTCTCGATGCTGGTAGCGGAGGAAGAGACGGAGCCGAGGATCCGCGGGCCGAGCTGCAGGCGCGCCCCGCCCTCTCCATCAACACCACGGCGGAGCTGATGTGCGCCGAAGCCATCCTGGACATCTCCAAGACCGTCATGCCCGCTGCGTTCCAGCCCGACCCGAGCGGCCCGGCGGGGACCCCGGCCCACTTCCTCGCTTGCCACCCGCCGCAGGGGGCTGGGAGGAGCGATGACAGCTCCGTGGACAGCGAGGATGGCATCGAGCAGGAGATCCAGAAGTTTCTGGAGCTCAAGGCCAAGATGCACGAGCAGCTGCCGATGCTGGCGACAGGACCCCCCGCCTGCGCCGGGACCCCCGCGGCTGCAAGAGCACCACTGAAGAAGAAGGGCGAGGAGGATCGGAGCAAAATGCTGAGGCTGTCGCTGTCTCGGAAGAGAAAGCACAAAGAGGAAAATGGTAGGGGCGAAAGAAGAGAAACCGCTCGTTACGTGTTTAAGGAGGAGCCTCAGCCCAATCCTATAGGCCAGGATTCGTCGTCCACGGAGACATCACGCACGCATAGTCCAATCGCAGTGAAGCACTTCAAGCCCAAGCAAAACTCTCCCGGATCCGTCAACAAGGAGAAAGGGTCTGGCTGTGGTCCGGCCAGCCCACCAAACACTCCGAGGACGCTCGCCGGCTCGGAGCGAAATCACAGCAGCGACAAGAGCAGCTCGCTGGACAGTGACGAAGACCTCGACGCAGCGATTAAAGACTTGCTCAAGACCAAGCGGAAGGTGAAAAAGAAGGCAAGGGATGTGAAGTTTAAGGCGCGGAGAAGTGCCAAGGGCACGGAGACTCCCGAGACCTCAAAGAAACCCAAACCGGCCGCGGAGCAGAAGAGCGTCCCGCCATCCAAACCCGGCAAACCCGACAGAGAGCCAGCGAATCCGACTGGACGCGACAGAGGCGCCAAAGCCAGAGGTCTGAAGCCCCAGCGGGCCGCCAAAAAGCCCAGAGCCCCCGCGCAGGGCGCAGAGGCGGAGCAGGCAAAGTCGGAAGCCGCCCACCAGCCTCCTGCGGCGGCGGAAAGCAGCTCGGTGGACAGCGATGACAGCATCGAGCAGGAGATCCGCAAGTTCCTGGCCGAAAAAGCCAAGGGCTCGGGCGCACCGGCGGTGGCCGCCGACGGCAAGGAGGTCACGGAGAGGGGTGTGaaggtggaggagcagcagacgTGGGTCACGCCCGGGCACGCAGAGGCCGGCGGGGGCCAGGCTCCCAGCTCCGGCTGCGCGGCGGGGACcctggaggaggtgagggggagCGGCGCGGACGCCGGGAAGGAGGGGCTGCCGGTGCCGGAAGCACCGAGAGTTGGAGCAGCAGCGGAGCCAGGTCAGAAGGAGGCCCAGCATCAGAACCTCTTTCTGATGAAGCCCGAGAACTGCAGCATGGGGGACATCCGGGACAGCCCGTCTGCTCCCCTAGAGGTCGCGGACTTGCCGAGTAGCCTTCAGAACCGGAACCGAATCCCTCTGAGAGAGGTGATCAGCGTCGTGTGCCCCTCGCCACCCCCGACCGCCAGACCCTCTCTCGGTGCCCCCTCCCACGTGTACACAGCTGCGGGCGGCGATCGATTGCCGTCGGCAACCCTCGAGAGCAGGACCGATTCTCTCTACCTGTACAGTCGGATAAAGAGAGAACAGTGGGACCAGATGCCACGCCTCCTCCCCAGTTCCCCTCACCCGCCGTCCACCGCTCGACACTTGCCCTCCAGTGCCGGTCTCCGGTTCCCACACCTGCCCACCAACCTCTCCCACCTGTCGTGTGTGCCGCTGCCACCCGCTCTCTCCCAACCTCGCCTGGGGGCCGGCGTGGTGCGCCTGCGACGGGACCAGGCCGCCGGCATCCCGCCCCCGGCTCGCAGGACCCACCCGCTGCAGCTTCGAAACGGACAGGAGGAGTGGGAGAAGGAGCGGGGGGAGGGGCGAGGGGCGGAGTCAGATCAGGAGCAGAAGTGCGTAGATGAGACAGATGTAGAGtcaggtgaggagaggagatcAGCGCAGCAGAGGACAGATAAGATACAGCAGCCGTCCAGCCA CAGGTCTTTGTCCACCTGTATTGATCCAGGTGAGCTGCTCAGTCCCTATATTGCCCTGGATACAGAGCAAAGAAGACTCAAATTCAGACACATTcaacag GGCCAAAGGATACTGAAAGGAGTCAAGCGAAAGCTGCAGTTTGTGGTCAGAATTCCCAAGTGA
- the ppp1r26 gene encoding protein phosphatase 1 regulatory subunit 26 isoform X2: MFLKTVPPVVAVHSEWRPAKSFSLPLCFNESTSDSDSAGGTPIPHKVQMIIDSLRSTQSSDMSDGPRVSLDLPRSAGRRVKPCCPEAPASPRRPEADGGKLQAAELEASRSSDSDDSVDRGIEEAIQEYLKEKVDHKRNVDAPTSPVRGPKVQRMDPGIPDPSKEVAQSVPAKVLTASNHVQKGSRADQPLAASKIKKRPSKENPVQRAFPAKPSSDQMLPPLRIKEEEVPDSSSDDGIEEAIQRFQQEQRDHHEGPRRPKEAPDSSSDDGIEEAIWHYQREKRKEKSRRLLPKPRGKVSAPPAGPAAVQQFRKLPKKKTVKKSAAAEREVTHASPVGSAASHPLDAGSGGRDGAEDPRAELQARPALSINTTAELMCAEAILDISKTVMPAAFQPDPSGPAGTPAHFLACHPPQGAGRSDDSSVDSEDGIEQEIQKFLELKAKMHEQLPMLATGPPACAGTPAAARAPLKKKGEEDRSKMLRLSLSRKRKHKEENGRGERRETARYVFKEEPQPNPIGQDSSSTETSRTHSPIAVKHFKPKQNSPGSVNKEKGSGCGPASPPNTPRTLAGSERNHSSDKSSSLDSDEDLDAAIKDLLKTKRKVKKKARDVKFKARRSAKGTETPETSKKPKPAAEQKSVPPSKPGKPDREPANPTGRDRGAKARGLKPQRAAKKPRAPAQGAEAEQAKSEAAHQPPAAAESSSVDSDDSIEQEIRKFLAEKAKGSGAPAVAADGKEVTERGVKVEEQQTWVTPGHAEAGGGQAPSSGCAAGTLEEVRGSGADAGKEGLPVPEAPRVGAAAEPGQKEAQHQNLFLMKPENCSMGDIRDSPSAPLEVADLPSSLQNRNRIPLREVISVVCPSPPPTARPSLGAPSHVYTAAGGDRLPSATLESRTDSLYLYSRIKREQWDQMPRLLPSSPHPPSTARHLPSSAGLRFPHLPTNLSHLSCVPLPPALSQPRLGAGVVRLRRDQAAGIPPPARRTHPLQLRNGQEEWEKERGEGRGAESDQEQKCVDETDVESGEERRSAQQRTDKIQQPSSQSLSTCIDPGELLSPYIALDTEQRRLKFRHIQQGQRILKGVKRKLQFVVRIPK; the protein is encoded by the exons ATGTTCCTGAAGACGGTTCCTCCGGTGGTGGCAGTTCACTCGGAATGGAGGCCCGCTAAGAGCTTCAGCCTACCGCTCTGCTTCAATGAGAGTACTTCGGACAGTGACTCGGCTGGCGGAACTCCCATCCCCCACAAGGTCCAGATGATCATCGACAGCCTCCGGAGCACTCAGTCGTCAGACATGAGCGACGGCCCCCGGGTCAGCCTCGACCTGCCCAGGAGCGCTGGCCGCAGGGTCAAGCCCTGCTGCCCAGAGGCACCGGCGAGCCCCCGTCGGCCGGAGGCGGACGGCGGTAAGCTCCAGGCCGCCGAGCTGGAGGCGAGCCGCAGCTCGGACAGCGACGATTCCGTGGACCGAGGGATCGAAGAGGCCATCCAAGAGTACCTGAAAGAAAAGGTGGACCACAAGCGAAACGTCGATGCGCCAACCAGCCCCGTCCGGGGCCCCAAAGTCCAGCGAATGGACCCCGGAATTCCGGACCCCTCGAAGGAGGTAGCGCAATCCGTCCCTGCCAAAGTGCTGACTGCTAGCAACCACGTCCAGAAGGGTTCGAGAGCCGACCAGCCGTTAGCGGCCTCGAAGATAAAGAAGAGGCCAAGCAAAGAGAACCCTGTTCAGAGGGCCTTCCCCGCGAAGCCCTCCTCAGACCAAATGCTGCCTCCGCTGAGAATCAAAGAGGAGGAGGTGCCGGACTCCAGCAGCGACGACGGCATCGAGGAGGCCATCCAGAGGTTCCAGCAGGAGCAGAGGGACCACCACGAGGGCCCGCGACGCCCCAAGGAGGCGCCGGACTCCAGCAGCGACGACGGCATCGAGGAGGCCATCTGGCACTACCAGCGGGAAAAACGGAAGGAAAAGAGCCGCAGGCTCCTCCCGAAGCCGCGCGGCAAGGTGTCCGCACCCCCCGCGGGTCCCGCCGCCGTCCAGCAGTTTAGAAAACTGCCCAAAAAGAAGACCGTTAAAAAGAGCGCGGCCGCGGAGAGAGAGGTAACGCACGCCTCCCCCGTAGGTTCGGCCGCGAGCCACCCTCTCGATGCTGGTAGCGGAGGAAGAGACGGAGCCGAGGATCCGCGGGCCGAGCTGCAGGCGCGCCCCGCCCTCTCCATCAACACCACGGCGGAGCTGATGTGCGCCGAAGCCATCCTGGACATCTCCAAGACCGTCATGCCCGCTGCGTTCCAGCCCGACCCGAGCGGCCCGGCGGGGACCCCGGCCCACTTCCTCGCTTGCCACCCGCCGCAGGGGGCTGGGAGGAGCGATGACAGCTCCGTGGACAGCGAGGATGGCATCGAGCAGGAGATCCAGAAGTTTCTGGAGCTCAAGGCCAAGATGCACGAGCAGCTGCCGATGCTGGCGACAGGACCCCCCGCCTGCGCCGGGACCCCCGCGGCTGCAAGAGCACCACTGAAGAAGAAGGGCGAGGAGGATCGGAGCAAAATGCTGAGGCTGTCGCTGTCTCGGAAGAGAAAGCACAAAGAGGAAAATGGTAGGGGCGAAAGAAGAGAAACCGCTCGTTACGTGTTTAAGGAGGAGCCTCAGCCCAATCCTATAGGCCAGGATTCGTCGTCCACGGAGACATCACGCACGCATAGTCCAATCGCAGTGAAGCACTTCAAGCCCAAGCAAAACTCTCCCGGATCCGTCAACAAGGAGAAAGGGTCTGGCTGTGGTCCGGCCAGCCCACCAAACACTCCGAGGACGCTCGCCGGCTCGGAGCGAAATCACAGCAGCGACAAGAGCAGCTCGCTGGACAGTGACGAAGACCTCGACGCAGCGATTAAAGACTTGCTCAAGACCAAGCGGAAGGTGAAAAAGAAGGCAAGGGATGTGAAGTTTAAGGCGCGGAGAAGTGCCAAGGGCACGGAGACTCCCGAGACCTCAAAGAAACCCAAACCGGCCGCGGAGCAGAAGAGCGTCCCGCCATCCAAACCCGGCAAACCCGACAGAGAGCCAGCGAATCCGACTGGACGCGACAGAGGCGCCAAAGCCAGAGGTCTGAAGCCCCAGCGGGCCGCCAAAAAGCCCAGAGCCCCCGCGCAGGGCGCAGAGGCGGAGCAGGCAAAGTCGGAAGCCGCCCACCAGCCTCCTGCGGCGGCGGAAAGCAGCTCGGTGGACAGCGATGACAGCATCGAGCAGGAGATCCGCAAGTTCCTGGCCGAAAAAGCCAAGGGCTCGGGCGCACCGGCGGTGGCCGCCGACGGCAAGGAGGTCACGGAGAGGGGTGTGaaggtggaggagcagcagacgTGGGTCACGCCCGGGCACGCAGAGGCCGGCGGGGGCCAGGCTCCCAGCTCCGGCTGCGCGGCGGGGACcctggaggaggtgagggggagCGGCGCGGACGCCGGGAAGGAGGGGCTGCCGGTGCCGGAAGCACCGAGAGTTGGAGCAGCAGCGGAGCCAGGTCAGAAGGAGGCCCAGCATCAGAACCTCTTTCTGATGAAGCCCGAGAACTGCAGCATGGGGGACATCCGGGACAGCCCGTCTGCTCCCCTAGAGGTCGCGGACTTGCCGAGTAGCCTTCAGAACCGGAACCGAATCCCTCTGAGAGAGGTGATCAGCGTCGTGTGCCCCTCGCCACCCCCGACCGCCAGACCCTCTCTCGGTGCCCCCTCCCACGTGTACACAGCTGCGGGCGGCGATCGATTGCCGTCGGCAACCCTCGAGAGCAGGACCGATTCTCTCTACCTGTACAGTCGGATAAAGAGAGAACAGTGGGACCAGATGCCACGCCTCCTCCCCAGTTCCCCTCACCCGCCGTCCACCGCTCGACACTTGCCCTCCAGTGCCGGTCTCCGGTTCCCACACCTGCCCACCAACCTCTCCCACCTGTCGTGTGTGCCGCTGCCACCCGCTCTCTCCCAACCTCGCCTGGGGGCCGGCGTGGTGCGCCTGCGACGGGACCAGGCCGCCGGCATCCCGCCCCCGGCTCGCAGGACCCACCCGCTGCAGCTTCGAAACGGACAGGAGGAGTGGGAGAAGGAGCGGGGGGAGGGGCGAGGGGCGGAGTCAGATCAGGAGCAGAAGTGCGTAGATGAGACAGATGTAGAGtcaggtgaggagaggagatcAGCGCAGCAGAGGACAGATAAGATACAGCAGCCGTCCAGCCA GTCTTTGTCCACCTGTATTGATCCAGGTGAGCTGCTCAGTCCCTATATTGCCCTGGATACAGAGCAAAGAAGACTCAAATTCAGACACATTcaacag GGCCAAAGGATACTGAAAGGAGTCAAGCGAAAGCTGCAGTTTGTGGTCAGAATTCCCAAGTGA
- the ppp1r26 gene encoding protein phosphatase 1 regulatory subunit 26 isoform X3: protein MFLKTVPPVVAVHSEWRPAKSFSLPLCFNESTSDSDSAGGTPIPHKVQMIIDSLRSTQSSDMSDGPRVSLDLPRSAGRRVKPCCPEAPASPRRPEADGGKLQAAELEASRSSDSDDSVDRGIEEAIQEYLKEKVDHKRNVDAPTSPVRGPKVQRMDPGIPDPSKEVAQSVPAKVLTASNHVQKGSRADQPLAASKIKKRPSKENPVQRAFPAKPSSDQMLPPLRIKEEEVPDSSSDDGIEEAIQRFQQEQRDHHEGPRRPKEAPDSSSDDGIEEAIWHYQREKRKEKSRRLLPKPRGKVSAPPAGPAAVQQFRKLPKKKTVKKSAAAEREVTHASPVGSAASHPLDAGSGGRDGAEDPRAELQARPALSINTTAELMCAEAILDISKTVMPAAFQPDPSGPAGTPAHFLACHPPQGAGRSDDSSVDSEDGIEQEIQKFLELKAKMHEQLPMLATGPPACAGTPAAARAPLKKKGEEDRSKMLRLSLSRKRKHKEENGRGERRETARYVFKEEPQPNPIGQDSSSTETSRTHSPIAVKHFKPKQNSPGSVNKEKGSGCGPASPPNTPRTLAGSERNHSSDKSSSLDSDEDLDAAIKDLLKTKRKVKKKARDVKFKARRSAKGTETPETSKKPKPAAEQKSVPPSKPGKPDREPANPTGRDRGAKARGLKPQRAAKKPRAPAQGAEAEQAKSEAAHQPPAAAESSSVDSDDSIEQEIRKFLAEKAKGSGAPAVAADGKEVTERGVKVEEQQTWVTPGHAEAGGGQAPSSGCAAGTLEEVRGSGADAGKEGLPVPEAPRVGAAAEPGQKEAQHQNLFLMKPENCSMGDIRDSPSAPLEVADLPSSLQNRNRIPLREVISVVCPSPPPTARPSLGAPSHVYTAAGGDRLPSATLESRTDSLYLYSRIKREQWDQMPRLLPSSPHPPSTARHLPSSAGLRFPHLPTNLSHLSCVPLPPALSQPRLGAGVVRLRRDQAAGIPPPARRTHPLQLRNGQEEWEKERGEGRGAESDQEQKCVDETDVESGEERRSAQQRTDKIQQPSSQLKSAEACVRSYETDGYNWPRSVRDRPAVVDAP from the exons ATGTTCCTGAAGACGGTTCCTCCGGTGGTGGCAGTTCACTCGGAATGGAGGCCCGCTAAGAGCTTCAGCCTACCGCTCTGCTTCAATGAGAGTACTTCGGACAGTGACTCGGCTGGCGGAACTCCCATCCCCCACAAGGTCCAGATGATCATCGACAGCCTCCGGAGCACTCAGTCGTCAGACATGAGCGACGGCCCCCGGGTCAGCCTCGACCTGCCCAGGAGCGCTGGCCGCAGGGTCAAGCCCTGCTGCCCAGAGGCACCGGCGAGCCCCCGTCGGCCGGAGGCGGACGGCGGTAAGCTCCAGGCCGCCGAGCTGGAGGCGAGCCGCAGCTCGGACAGCGACGATTCCGTGGACCGAGGGATCGAAGAGGCCATCCAAGAGTACCTGAAAGAAAAGGTGGACCACAAGCGAAACGTCGATGCGCCAACCAGCCCCGTCCGGGGCCCCAAAGTCCAGCGAATGGACCCCGGAATTCCGGACCCCTCGAAGGAGGTAGCGCAATCCGTCCCTGCCAAAGTGCTGACTGCTAGCAACCACGTCCAGAAGGGTTCGAGAGCCGACCAGCCGTTAGCGGCCTCGAAGATAAAGAAGAGGCCAAGCAAAGAGAACCCTGTTCAGAGGGCCTTCCCCGCGAAGCCCTCCTCAGACCAAATGCTGCCTCCGCTGAGAATCAAAGAGGAGGAGGTGCCGGACTCCAGCAGCGACGACGGCATCGAGGAGGCCATCCAGAGGTTCCAGCAGGAGCAGAGGGACCACCACGAGGGCCCGCGACGCCCCAAGGAGGCGCCGGACTCCAGCAGCGACGACGGCATCGAGGAGGCCATCTGGCACTACCAGCGGGAAAAACGGAAGGAAAAGAGCCGCAGGCTCCTCCCGAAGCCGCGCGGCAAGGTGTCCGCACCCCCCGCGGGTCCCGCCGCCGTCCAGCAGTTTAGAAAACTGCCCAAAAAGAAGACCGTTAAAAAGAGCGCGGCCGCGGAGAGAGAGGTAACGCACGCCTCCCCCGTAGGTTCGGCCGCGAGCCACCCTCTCGATGCTGGTAGCGGAGGAAGAGACGGAGCCGAGGATCCGCGGGCCGAGCTGCAGGCGCGCCCCGCCCTCTCCATCAACACCACGGCGGAGCTGATGTGCGCCGAAGCCATCCTGGACATCTCCAAGACCGTCATGCCCGCTGCGTTCCAGCCCGACCCGAGCGGCCCGGCGGGGACCCCGGCCCACTTCCTCGCTTGCCACCCGCCGCAGGGGGCTGGGAGGAGCGATGACAGCTCCGTGGACAGCGAGGATGGCATCGAGCAGGAGATCCAGAAGTTTCTGGAGCTCAAGGCCAAGATGCACGAGCAGCTGCCGATGCTGGCGACAGGACCCCCCGCCTGCGCCGGGACCCCCGCGGCTGCAAGAGCACCACTGAAGAAGAAGGGCGAGGAGGATCGGAGCAAAATGCTGAGGCTGTCGCTGTCTCGGAAGAGAAAGCACAAAGAGGAAAATGGTAGGGGCGAAAGAAGAGAAACCGCTCGTTACGTGTTTAAGGAGGAGCCTCAGCCCAATCCTATAGGCCAGGATTCGTCGTCCACGGAGACATCACGCACGCATAGTCCAATCGCAGTGAAGCACTTCAAGCCCAAGCAAAACTCTCCCGGATCCGTCAACAAGGAGAAAGGGTCTGGCTGTGGTCCGGCCAGCCCACCAAACACTCCGAGGACGCTCGCCGGCTCGGAGCGAAATCACAGCAGCGACAAGAGCAGCTCGCTGGACAGTGACGAAGACCTCGACGCAGCGATTAAAGACTTGCTCAAGACCAAGCGGAAGGTGAAAAAGAAGGCAAGGGATGTGAAGTTTAAGGCGCGGAGAAGTGCCAAGGGCACGGAGACTCCCGAGACCTCAAAGAAACCCAAACCGGCCGCGGAGCAGAAGAGCGTCCCGCCATCCAAACCCGGCAAACCCGACAGAGAGCCAGCGAATCCGACTGGACGCGACAGAGGCGCCAAAGCCAGAGGTCTGAAGCCCCAGCGGGCCGCCAAAAAGCCCAGAGCCCCCGCGCAGGGCGCAGAGGCGGAGCAGGCAAAGTCGGAAGCCGCCCACCAGCCTCCTGCGGCGGCGGAAAGCAGCTCGGTGGACAGCGATGACAGCATCGAGCAGGAGATCCGCAAGTTCCTGGCCGAAAAAGCCAAGGGCTCGGGCGCACCGGCGGTGGCCGCCGACGGCAAGGAGGTCACGGAGAGGGGTGTGaaggtggaggagcagcagacgTGGGTCACGCCCGGGCACGCAGAGGCCGGCGGGGGCCAGGCTCCCAGCTCCGGCTGCGCGGCGGGGACcctggaggaggtgagggggagCGGCGCGGACGCCGGGAAGGAGGGGCTGCCGGTGCCGGAAGCACCGAGAGTTGGAGCAGCAGCGGAGCCAGGTCAGAAGGAGGCCCAGCATCAGAACCTCTTTCTGATGAAGCCCGAGAACTGCAGCATGGGGGACATCCGGGACAGCCCGTCTGCTCCCCTAGAGGTCGCGGACTTGCCGAGTAGCCTTCAGAACCGGAACCGAATCCCTCTGAGAGAGGTGATCAGCGTCGTGTGCCCCTCGCCACCCCCGACCGCCAGACCCTCTCTCGGTGCCCCCTCCCACGTGTACACAGCTGCGGGCGGCGATCGATTGCCGTCGGCAACCCTCGAGAGCAGGACCGATTCTCTCTACCTGTACAGTCGGATAAAGAGAGAACAGTGGGACCAGATGCCACGCCTCCTCCCCAGTTCCCCTCACCCGCCGTCCACCGCTCGACACTTGCCCTCCAGTGCCGGTCTCCGGTTCCCACACCTGCCCACCAACCTCTCCCACCTGTCGTGTGTGCCGCTGCCACCCGCTCTCTCCCAACCTCGCCTGGGGGCCGGCGTGGTGCGCCTGCGACGGGACCAGGCCGCCGGCATCCCGCCCCCGGCTCGCAGGACCCACCCGCTGCAGCTTCGAAACGGACAGGAGGAGTGGGAGAAGGAGCGGGGGGAGGGGCGAGGGGCGGAGTCAGATCAGGAGCAGAAGTGCGTAGATGAGACAGATGTAGAGtcaggtgaggagaggagatcAGCGCAGCAGAGGACAGATAAGATACAGCAGCCGTCCAGCCA GTTGAAGTCGGCCGAAGCTTGTGTGCGCTCGTACGAGACCGACGGGTATAACTGGCCCCGCTCCGTACGCGACAGGCCTGCGGTGGTGGACGCACCCTGA